The proteins below are encoded in one region of Malaclemys terrapin pileata isolate rMalTer1 chromosome 8, rMalTer1.hap1, whole genome shotgun sequence:
- the FMO4 gene encoding dimethylaniline monooxygenase [N-oxide-forming] 4 isoform X2 → MVQRVAIIGAGASGLASIKCCLDEGLEPTCFEQSDDIGGLWRFTEAGRISVYRSVITNTSKEMMCFSDFPFPEDFPNYMNHSRLLEYFRMYAERFSLLRYIRFKTTVHSVRKRPDFSTTGQWDVFTETDGTVESAVFDAVMVCSGHYAEPHLPLDSFPGIENRFRGQYLHSWEYKDSARFQGKRVLVLGVGNSGGDIAVEISRVAAQVFLSTRSGTWVISRISDHGFPLDMMLTTRFHNCLENFLPSALMRRLRLKKFNTWFDHANYGLIPQKSPNLSLIVNDELPSCILCGAVVVKPNVEEFMESSAVFEDGTVEENIDMVVFATGYSFSFPFLEESVRNICRSNYALYKYIFPPPLEKPTLAVLGLIELTGSIMAGTELQARWATRVFKGLNQLPPASRLMAEVAKKQQHLIKQGISNKESKIKTSYIGYMDEIASCVGVKPKVLLLFLKDPKLALEVFFGPCTPCQYRLAGPGKWGEETA, encoded by the exons ATGGTCCAGAGGGTGGCAATCATTGGAGCTGGGGCCAGTGGACTGGCCTCCATCAAGTGCTGTCTGGATGAGGGGCTGGAGCCCACCTGCTTTGAGCAAAGTGATGACATCGGGGGCCTCTGGAGGTTCACA GAAGCTGGGAGGATCAGTGTCTACAGATCGGTGATAACCAACACCTCCAAGGAGATGATGTGTTTCAGCGATTTCCCCTTCCCAGAGGATTTCCCCAACtacatgaaccactccagactcCTGGAGTATTTCAGAATGTACGCCGAGCGCTTCAGCCTTCTTAGATACATACGCTTCAAG ACCACAGTTCACAGTGTAAGGAAACGCCCAGATTTCTCCACCACTGGCCAGTGGGATGTTTTCACTGAGACTGATGGGACGGTTGAGTCGGCCGTTTTTGACGCTGTTATGGTTTGCAGTGGCCATTATGCAGAGCCCCATTTACCACTGGATTCTTTCCCTG GTATAGAAAATCGCTTTAGAGGCCAGTACCTCCACAGCTGGGAATACAAAGACTCTGCCAGGTTCCAAGGGAAGAGAGTCCTTGTGCTCGGTGTTGGGAATTCTGGAGGAGATATCGCCGTGGAGATCAGTCGGGTGGCTGCTCAG GTGTTTCTCAGCACCAGAAGTGGCACGTGGGTGATTAGTCGTATTTCAGACCATGGCTTCCCTCTTGACATGATGCTCACCACTCGCTTTCACAACTGTCTTGAAAACTTCCTCCCATCAGCCCTCATGAGACGGCTAAGACTGAAGAAGTTCAATACATGGTTTGACCATGCAAATTATGGCTTGATTCCTCAGAAAAG TCCAAACCTAAGCTTAATTGTGAATGATGAGCTGCCAAGCTGCATTCTCTGCGGTGCTGTTGTGGTAAAACCAAATGTGGAGGAGTTTATGGAAAGCTCAGCTGTCTTTGAAGATGGGACCGTAGAGGAGAACATCGACATGGTGGTCTTTGCTACCGGATACAGtttctcttttcccttccttGAAGAGTCTGTTCGCAACATCTGCAGAAGCAACTACGCCCTTTACAAATACATCTTCCCACCGCCTCTGGAGAAGCCGACGCTGGCTGTCCTAGGCCTTATAGAGCTAACAGGCTCCATCATGGCAGGAACAGAACTCCAGGCTCGTTGGGCCACAAGGGTCTTTAAAG GGTTGAAtcagctccctcctgccagcaGGCTGATGGCTGAAGTTgccaagaagcagcagcatctAATTAAACA GGGTATTTCCAACAAGGAGAGCAAAATCAAGACGAGTTACATTGGCTACATGGATGAAATTGCATCATGTGTTGGTGTAAAACCCaaagtgctgctgctgttcctgaaggaTCCCAAGCTGGCCCTGGAAGTTTTCTTTGGCCCATGCACCCCTTGCCAGTATCGCCTGGCTGGACCAGGAAAATGG GGAGAAGAGACAGCATGA
- the FMO4 gene encoding dimethylaniline monooxygenase [N-oxide-forming] 4 isoform X1 translates to MVQRVAIIGAGASGLASIKCCLDEGLEPTCFEQSDDIGGLWRFTEAGRISVYRSVITNTSKEMMCFSDFPFPEDFPNYMNHSRLLEYFRMYAERFSLLRYIRFKTTVHSVRKRPDFSTTGQWDVFTETDGTVESAVFDAVMVCSGHYAEPHLPLDSFPGIENRFRGQYLHSWEYKDSARFQGKRVLVLGVGNSGGDIAVEISRVAAQVFLSTRSGTWVISRISDHGFPLDMMLTTRFHNCLENFLPSALMRRLRLKKFNTWFDHANYGLIPQKSPNLSLIVNDELPSCILCGAVVVKPNVEEFMESSAVFEDGTVEENIDMVVFATGYSFSFPFLEESVRNICRSNYALYKYIFPPPLEKPTLAVLGLIELTGSIMAGTELQARWATRVFKGLNQLPPASRLMAEVAKKQQHLIKQGISNKESKIKTSYIGYMDEIASCVGVKPKVLLLFLKDPKLALEVFFGPCTPCQYRLAGPGKWVGARNTILTQWYRALKPLRTRVINDSSNHSLVFHWLTILGLPALLCAGLLICKYSPQLWFPRVRLGAIPICKMGFVKGGL, encoded by the exons ATGGTCCAGAGGGTGGCAATCATTGGAGCTGGGGCCAGTGGACTGGCCTCCATCAAGTGCTGTCTGGATGAGGGGCTGGAGCCCACCTGCTTTGAGCAAAGTGATGACATCGGGGGCCTCTGGAGGTTCACA GAAGCTGGGAGGATCAGTGTCTACAGATCGGTGATAACCAACACCTCCAAGGAGATGATGTGTTTCAGCGATTTCCCCTTCCCAGAGGATTTCCCCAACtacatgaaccactccagactcCTGGAGTATTTCAGAATGTACGCCGAGCGCTTCAGCCTTCTTAGATACATACGCTTCAAG ACCACAGTTCACAGTGTAAGGAAACGCCCAGATTTCTCCACCACTGGCCAGTGGGATGTTTTCACTGAGACTGATGGGACGGTTGAGTCGGCCGTTTTTGACGCTGTTATGGTTTGCAGTGGCCATTATGCAGAGCCCCATTTACCACTGGATTCTTTCCCTG GTATAGAAAATCGCTTTAGAGGCCAGTACCTCCACAGCTGGGAATACAAAGACTCTGCCAGGTTCCAAGGGAAGAGAGTCCTTGTGCTCGGTGTTGGGAATTCTGGAGGAGATATCGCCGTGGAGATCAGTCGGGTGGCTGCTCAG GTGTTTCTCAGCACCAGAAGTGGCACGTGGGTGATTAGTCGTATTTCAGACCATGGCTTCCCTCTTGACATGATGCTCACCACTCGCTTTCACAACTGTCTTGAAAACTTCCTCCCATCAGCCCTCATGAGACGGCTAAGACTGAAGAAGTTCAATACATGGTTTGACCATGCAAATTATGGCTTGATTCCTCAGAAAAG TCCAAACCTAAGCTTAATTGTGAATGATGAGCTGCCAAGCTGCATTCTCTGCGGTGCTGTTGTGGTAAAACCAAATGTGGAGGAGTTTATGGAAAGCTCAGCTGTCTTTGAAGATGGGACCGTAGAGGAGAACATCGACATGGTGGTCTTTGCTACCGGATACAGtttctcttttcccttccttGAAGAGTCTGTTCGCAACATCTGCAGAAGCAACTACGCCCTTTACAAATACATCTTCCCACCGCCTCTGGAGAAGCCGACGCTGGCTGTCCTAGGCCTTATAGAGCTAACAGGCTCCATCATGGCAGGAACAGAACTCCAGGCTCGTTGGGCCACAAGGGTCTTTAAAG GGTTGAAtcagctccctcctgccagcaGGCTGATGGCTGAAGTTgccaagaagcagcagcatctAATTAAACA GGGTATTTCCAACAAGGAGAGCAAAATCAAGACGAGTTACATTGGCTACATGGATGAAATTGCATCATGTGTTGGTGTAAAACCCaaagtgctgctgctgttcctgaaggaTCCCAAGCTGGCCCTGGAAGTTTTCTTTGGCCCATGCACCCCTTGCCAGTATCGCCTGGCTGGACCAGGAAAATGGGTAGGAGCCAGAAACACCATCCTGACCCAGTGGTACCGGGCTCTGAAGCCCCTGAGAACTCGAGTCATCAATGATTCTTCCAATCACTCTTTGGTTTTCCACTGGCTTACAATTCTTGGCCTTCCTGCACTCCTTTGTGCTGGTTTACTTATTTGTAAAtattcccctcagctgtggttCCCCAGGGTAAGATTAGGTGCtattcccatatgtaaaatgggctTTGTGAAAGGAGGGCTCTGA